AAGTGGAAGTGAGCAAAGCCGTGAGCGGCATGATGAACGTGCTGCGCAAACACCACGTGCAGATCGATCCCGCCTTTACGGTGGTGAACATCGCGCTCCTGGTAGCCGAGGGCCTCGGCAAACAGCTGGATCCCAGCATCGACCTGGTGCCGCTGGCGCAACCGTATCTGGCGCACGCCATGCTCACGGCGCCTGCGGGGCGCCCCCCGTACCGATCGGTTCCCAGCGCTGCTTGAGAGAAAGCTTGTCGGCTCGCCGCGGAACCTCAGGATCGCGGGCGCGGGACGAGCACGTCGTCGTGGGTTCCGAGCTTGCCGTCGGGTCCGGCGCTGACGGCCTTCATGTCGGAGTCGTCACACTCGATACGGAACCGTCCGCCCCAAGGATCGTCCACCGTCGCGTCCCGCGCCAGGGCGCCCTCGTGCTCGAGCTGACTGATCGTGGGGCAGCCGCTCGGATTGTCGCGACGCCACTCCAAGGCGGCGTCACGAATGCGCTGTGCGTCGCGCACGGTGGAGTCGACCTCGCGAACGTTGGCTCGGGGAGCAACGAAAAGGGCCAAGGCTCCGACGATGACCGCCAGTACCGTGGCACTGAGGACGAGCTCGACCAGGGTGACGCCGCGCTGGCCGGCTCGATGGGGATAACTTCGGGAGCTCATCACGGCAAAAGGAGAGCAACCCTCGTGCCACGCTGGAATACCGAAGAATCTTGGGTCTCGACGCATTCGATTGCGTCAATCTGACCACGTCTCGGGGTGAAGCCTTGGCTACTCGTGACAGATTGTCAGCG
This region of Polyangiaceae bacterium genomic DNA includes:
- a CDS encoding type II secretion system protein, which codes for MSSRSYPHRAGQRGVTLVELVLSATVLAVIVGALALFVAPRANVREVDSTVRDAQRIRDAALEWRRDNPSGCPTISQLEHEGALARDATVDDPWGGRFRIECDDSDMKAVSAGPDGKLGTHDDVLVPRPRS